In the Arachis ipaensis cultivar K30076 chromosome B10, Araip1.1, whole genome shotgun sequence genome, one interval contains:
- the LOC107623266 gene encoding craniofacial development protein 1 isoform X3 — translation MSSADTINANSAESVKESVPGTSLETQQDDTIVLVLIEIKAQVDAMWGQMKKGVSNDILRSFASKSNSTPKRTAKKGAFNCLSYLGLAPKATESVGQAATRNGTVMEQSNTNDEAKKLAAAALAAVKDDAAASSSSKGKLVITEVRDFAGQDIEVKKLLDSDSKEAMERAKIAAPSAVDAVLEQIKKKQKLSVLDKTKMDWGEFKEENKLEGELDAYKRSSDQYLDKVSFLQRTDYREFERERDARLALQARKRTDMREEPYD, via the exons ATGAGCTCCGCTG ATACCATCAATGCAAATTCTGCTGAGTCTGTCAAAGAATCTGTTCCAGGGACAAGCCTGGAAACACAGCAGGATGATACAA TCGTCCTTGTCTTGATAGAAATAAAAGCTCAAGTTGATGCCATGTGGGGACAAATGAAGAAAGGAGTATCTAATGATATCCTCAGAAGTTTTGCAAGCAAGTCTAATTCCACTCCAAAAAGAACTGCAAAGAAGGGAGCTTTT AATTGTTTGTCATATCTGGGGTTAGCACCAAAGGCAACTGAATCTGTTGGGCAAGCCGCTACCCGTAATGGGACTGTAATGGAGCAGAGCAATACAAATGATGAAGCCAAGAAGCTTGCTGCTGCTGCTCTTGCAGCAGTGAAAGATGATGCTGCTGCTTCTTCCTCTAGCAAGGGTAAACTTGTG ATTACTGAGGTTAGGGACTTTGCTGGTCAAGACATTGAAGTAAAGAAACTCTTAGATTCTGACTCAAAGGAGGCAATGGAAAGAGCCAAAATTGCTGCACCTTCTGCGGTGGATGCTGTTCTTGAACAAATCAAGAAGAAGCAGAAGCTCAGTGTACTTGATAAGACCAAAATGGACTGGGGAGAGTTTAAGGAAGAAAATAAACTGGAAGGGGAGCTTGATGCTTACAAGAGGAGTTCAGACCAGTATCTAGATAAGGTCTCCTTCTTGCAGCGAACAGATTACCGTGAGTTCGAGAGGGAGAGAGATGCAAGACTGGCTTTGCAAGCCAGGAAGCGGACGGATATGCGAGAGGAGCCATATGACTGA
- the LOC107623266 gene encoding uncharacterized protein LOC107623266 isoform X6, whose translation MSRVALAISFDGYKKGGCTVNKRVHYNKRFSSKTYSTGLPETTPFAQPLLTSHVPFLQRLLSSSSCVAAAVPAPPSNLLQSPSPLPHRRCNSSLPSQLVESSHCHSSAARLLRSLPRLRAACGSSSAPPLSPTSSALPPASKSRTRRATPVPPLHRNRASSAPLLVPKRATSTRFSLHSIDTINANSAESVKESVPGTSLETQQDDTMTNSLKSSLS comes from the exons ATGAGTCGCGTGGCATTAGCGATTTCCTTCGACGGCTACAAGAAAGGAGGGTGCACCGTCAATAAGAGGGTTCACTATAATAAAAGATTTTCTTCGAAAACCTATTCAACCGGTTTGCCTGAAACGACGCCTTTTGCCCAGCCCCTCCTCACCTCACATGTTCCTTTCCTTCAGAGACTTCTCTCTTCTTCAAGCTGTGTCGCCGCCGCCGTCCCAGCGCCGCCATCAAATCTGCTCCAGTCGCCGTCCCCACTTCCCCATCGCCGTTGCAACTCGTCTCTGCCATCGCAACTCGTCGAATCGTCTCATTGCCACTCCTCCGCAGCGCGTCTCCTACGATCTCTTCCGCGTCTCCGCGCCGCCTGTGGCTCCTCCTCCGCGCCGCCTCTCAGTCCCACATCCTCTGCGCTCCCTCCGGCCTCCAAGTCGCGCACTAGACGAGCCACCCCCGTGCCTCCTCTGCATCGGAATCGAGCCTCGTCCGCGCCGCTCCTGGTCCCGAAACGCGCCACCTCCACCAGATTCTCCCTGCATAGCATCG ATACCATCAATGCAAATTCTGCTGAGTCTGTCAAAGAATCTGTTCCAGGGACAAGCCTGGAAACACAGCAGGATGATACAA TGACAAATTCCCTAAAGTCGTCCTTGTCTTGA
- the LOC107623266 gene encoding craniofacial development protein 1 isoform X5: MWGQMKKGVSNDILRSFASKSNSTPKRTAKKGAFNCLSYLGLAPKATESVGQAATRNGTVMEQSNTNDEAKKLAAAALAAVKDDAAASSSSKGKLVITEVRDFAGQDIEVKKLLDSDSKEAMERAKIAAPSAVDAVLEQIKKKQKLSVLDKTKMDWGEFKEENKLEGELDAYKRSSDQYLDKVSFLQRTDYREFERERDARLALQARKRTDMREEPYD; the protein is encoded by the exons ATGTGGGGACAAATGAAGAAAGGAGTATCTAATGATATCCTCAGAAGTTTTGCAAGCAAGTCTAATTCCACTCCAAAAAGAACTGCAAAGAAGGGAGCTTTT AATTGTTTGTCATATCTGGGGTTAGCACCAAAGGCAACTGAATCTGTTGGGCAAGCCGCTACCCGTAATGGGACTGTAATGGAGCAGAGCAATACAAATGATGAAGCCAAGAAGCTTGCTGCTGCTGCTCTTGCAGCAGTGAAAGATGATGCTGCTGCTTCTTCCTCTAGCAAGGGTAAACTTGTG ATTACTGAGGTTAGGGACTTTGCTGGTCAAGACATTGAAGTAAAGAAACTCTTAGATTCTGACTCAAAGGAGGCAATGGAAAGAGCCAAAATTGCTGCACCTTCTGCGGTGGATGCTGTTCTTGAACAAATCAAGAAGAAGCAGAAGCTCAGTGTACTTGATAAGACCAAAATGGACTGGGGAGAGTTTAAGGAAGAAAATAAACTGGAAGGGGAGCTTGATGCTTACAAGAGGAGTTCAGACCAGTATCTAGATAAGGTCTCCTTCTTGCAGCGAACAGATTACCGTGAGTTCGAGAGGGAGAGAGATGCAAGACTGGCTTTGCAAGCCAGGAAGCGGACGGATATGCGAGAGGAGCCATATGACTGA
- the LOC107623266 gene encoding craniofacial development protein 1 isoform X4, producing MSSADTINANSAESVKESVPGTSLETQQDDTKIKAQVDAMWGQMKKGVSNDILRSFASKSNSTPKRTAKKGAFNCLSYLGLAPKATESVGQAATRNGTVMEQSNTNDEAKKLAAAALAAVKDDAAASSSSKGKLVITEVRDFAGQDIEVKKLLDSDSKEAMERAKIAAPSAVDAVLEQIKKKQKLSVLDKTKMDWGEFKEENKLEGELDAYKRSSDQYLDKVSFLQRTDYREFERERDARLALQARKRTDMREEPYD from the exons ATGAGCTCCGCTG ATACCATCAATGCAAATTCTGCTGAGTCTGTCAAAGAATCTGTTCCAGGGACAAGCCTGGAAACACAGCAGGATGATACAA AAATAAAAGCTCAAGTTGATGCCATGTGGGGACAAATGAAGAAAGGAGTATCTAATGATATCCTCAGAAGTTTTGCAAGCAAGTCTAATTCCACTCCAAAAAGAACTGCAAAGAAGGGAGCTTTT AATTGTTTGTCATATCTGGGGTTAGCACCAAAGGCAACTGAATCTGTTGGGCAAGCCGCTACCCGTAATGGGACTGTAATGGAGCAGAGCAATACAAATGATGAAGCCAAGAAGCTTGCTGCTGCTGCTCTTGCAGCAGTGAAAGATGATGCTGCTGCTTCTTCCTCTAGCAAGGGTAAACTTGTG ATTACTGAGGTTAGGGACTTTGCTGGTCAAGACATTGAAGTAAAGAAACTCTTAGATTCTGACTCAAAGGAGGCAATGGAAAGAGCCAAAATTGCTGCACCTTCTGCGGTGGATGCTGTTCTTGAACAAATCAAGAAGAAGCAGAAGCTCAGTGTACTTGATAAGACCAAAATGGACTGGGGAGAGTTTAAGGAAGAAAATAAACTGGAAGGGGAGCTTGATGCTTACAAGAGGAGTTCAGACCAGTATCTAGATAAGGTCTCCTTCTTGCAGCGAACAGATTACCGTGAGTTCGAGAGGGAGAGAGATGCAAGACTGGCTTTGCAAGCCAGGAAGCGGACGGATATGCGAGAGGAGCCATATGACTGA
- the LOC107623266 gene encoding uncharacterized protein LOC107623266 isoform X1: MSRVALAISFDGYKKGGCTVNKRVHYNKRFSSKTYSTGLPETTPFAQPLLTSHVPFLQRLLSSSSCVAAAVPAPPSNLLQSPSPLPHRRCNSSLPSQLVESSHCHSSAARLLRSLPRLRAACGSSSAPPLSPTSSALPPASKSRTRRATPVPPLHRNRASSAPLLVPKRATSTRFSLHSIDTINANSAESVKESVPGTSLETQQDDTIVLVLIEIKAQVDAMWGQMKKGVSNDILRSFASKSNSTPKRTAKKGAFNCLSYLGLAPKATESVGQAATRNGTVMEQSNTNDEAKKLAAAALAAVKDDAAASSSSKGKLVITEVRDFAGQDIEVKKLLDSDSKEAMERAKIAAPSAVDAVLEQIKKKQKLSVLDKTKMDWGEFKEENKLEGELDAYKRSSDQYLDKVSFLQRTDYREFERERDARLALQARKRTDMREEPYD; encoded by the exons ATGAGTCGCGTGGCATTAGCGATTTCCTTCGACGGCTACAAGAAAGGAGGGTGCACCGTCAATAAGAGGGTTCACTATAATAAAAGATTTTCTTCGAAAACCTATTCAACCGGTTTGCCTGAAACGACGCCTTTTGCCCAGCCCCTCCTCACCTCACATGTTCCTTTCCTTCAGAGACTTCTCTCTTCTTCAAGCTGTGTCGCCGCCGCCGTCCCAGCGCCGCCATCAAATCTGCTCCAGTCGCCGTCCCCACTTCCCCATCGCCGTTGCAACTCGTCTCTGCCATCGCAACTCGTCGAATCGTCTCATTGCCACTCCTCCGCAGCGCGTCTCCTACGATCTCTTCCGCGTCTCCGCGCCGCCTGTGGCTCCTCCTCCGCGCCGCCTCTCAGTCCCACATCCTCTGCGCTCCCTCCGGCCTCCAAGTCGCGCACTAGACGAGCCACCCCCGTGCCTCCTCTGCATCGGAATCGAGCCTCGTCCGCGCCGCTCCTGGTCCCGAAACGCGCCACCTCCACCAGATTCTCCCTGCATAGCATCG ATACCATCAATGCAAATTCTGCTGAGTCTGTCAAAGAATCTGTTCCAGGGACAAGCCTGGAAACACAGCAGGATGATACAA TCGTCCTTGTCTTGATAGAAATAAAAGCTCAAGTTGATGCCATGTGGGGACAAATGAAGAAAGGAGTATCTAATGATATCCTCAGAAGTTTTGCAAGCAAGTCTAATTCCACTCCAAAAAGAACTGCAAAGAAGGGAGCTTTT AATTGTTTGTCATATCTGGGGTTAGCACCAAAGGCAACTGAATCTGTTGGGCAAGCCGCTACCCGTAATGGGACTGTAATGGAGCAGAGCAATACAAATGATGAAGCCAAGAAGCTTGCTGCTGCTGCTCTTGCAGCAGTGAAAGATGATGCTGCTGCTTCTTCCTCTAGCAAGGGTAAACTTGTG ATTACTGAGGTTAGGGACTTTGCTGGTCAAGACATTGAAGTAAAGAAACTCTTAGATTCTGACTCAAAGGAGGCAATGGAAAGAGCCAAAATTGCTGCACCTTCTGCGGTGGATGCTGTTCTTGAACAAATCAAGAAGAAGCAGAAGCTCAGTGTACTTGATAAGACCAAAATGGACTGGGGAGAGTTTAAGGAAGAAAATAAACTGGAAGGGGAGCTTGATGCTTACAAGAGGAGTTCAGACCAGTATCTAGATAAGGTCTCCTTCTTGCAGCGAACAGATTACCGTGAGTTCGAGAGGGAGAGAGATGCAAGACTGGCTTTGCAAGCCAGGAAGCGGACGGATATGCGAGAGGAGCCATATGACTGA
- the LOC107623266 gene encoding uncharacterized protein LOC107623266 isoform X2: MSRVALAISFDGYKKGGCTVNKRVHYNKRFSSKTYSTGLPETTPFAQPLLTSHVPFLQRLLSSSSCVAAAVPAPPSNLLQSPSPLPHRRCNSSLPSQLVESSHCHSSAARLLRSLPRLRAACGSSSAPPLSPTSSALPPASKSRTRRATPVPPLHRNRASSAPLLVPKRATSTRFSLHSIDTINANSAESVKESVPGTSLETQQDDTKIKAQVDAMWGQMKKGVSNDILRSFASKSNSTPKRTAKKGAFNCLSYLGLAPKATESVGQAATRNGTVMEQSNTNDEAKKLAAAALAAVKDDAAASSSSKGKLVITEVRDFAGQDIEVKKLLDSDSKEAMERAKIAAPSAVDAVLEQIKKKQKLSVLDKTKMDWGEFKEENKLEGELDAYKRSSDQYLDKVSFLQRTDYREFERERDARLALQARKRTDMREEPYD; this comes from the exons ATGAGTCGCGTGGCATTAGCGATTTCCTTCGACGGCTACAAGAAAGGAGGGTGCACCGTCAATAAGAGGGTTCACTATAATAAAAGATTTTCTTCGAAAACCTATTCAACCGGTTTGCCTGAAACGACGCCTTTTGCCCAGCCCCTCCTCACCTCACATGTTCCTTTCCTTCAGAGACTTCTCTCTTCTTCAAGCTGTGTCGCCGCCGCCGTCCCAGCGCCGCCATCAAATCTGCTCCAGTCGCCGTCCCCACTTCCCCATCGCCGTTGCAACTCGTCTCTGCCATCGCAACTCGTCGAATCGTCTCATTGCCACTCCTCCGCAGCGCGTCTCCTACGATCTCTTCCGCGTCTCCGCGCCGCCTGTGGCTCCTCCTCCGCGCCGCCTCTCAGTCCCACATCCTCTGCGCTCCCTCCGGCCTCCAAGTCGCGCACTAGACGAGCCACCCCCGTGCCTCCTCTGCATCGGAATCGAGCCTCGTCCGCGCCGCTCCTGGTCCCGAAACGCGCCACCTCCACCAGATTCTCCCTGCATAGCATCG ATACCATCAATGCAAATTCTGCTGAGTCTGTCAAAGAATCTGTTCCAGGGACAAGCCTGGAAACACAGCAGGATGATACAA AAATAAAAGCTCAAGTTGATGCCATGTGGGGACAAATGAAGAAAGGAGTATCTAATGATATCCTCAGAAGTTTTGCAAGCAAGTCTAATTCCACTCCAAAAAGAACTGCAAAGAAGGGAGCTTTT AATTGTTTGTCATATCTGGGGTTAGCACCAAAGGCAACTGAATCTGTTGGGCAAGCCGCTACCCGTAATGGGACTGTAATGGAGCAGAGCAATACAAATGATGAAGCCAAGAAGCTTGCTGCTGCTGCTCTTGCAGCAGTGAAAGATGATGCTGCTGCTTCTTCCTCTAGCAAGGGTAAACTTGTG ATTACTGAGGTTAGGGACTTTGCTGGTCAAGACATTGAAGTAAAGAAACTCTTAGATTCTGACTCAAAGGAGGCAATGGAAAGAGCCAAAATTGCTGCACCTTCTGCGGTGGATGCTGTTCTTGAACAAATCAAGAAGAAGCAGAAGCTCAGTGTACTTGATAAGACCAAAATGGACTGGGGAGAGTTTAAGGAAGAAAATAAACTGGAAGGGGAGCTTGATGCTTACAAGAGGAGTTCAGACCAGTATCTAGATAAGGTCTCCTTCTTGCAGCGAACAGATTACCGTGAGTTCGAGAGGGAGAGAGATGCAAGACTGGCTTTGCAAGCCAGGAAGCGGACGGATATGCGAGAGGAGCCATATGACTGA